GCGTCTGTTCGACGATGGGTGTATAAATCGATGCAATAGCTTCTGCATCCCTCTCCGTTGCCAGCCGAATTTTTGGGCACACTTGTGAGAATACGGAACCACACAGCAAAAATATCGTGCGGTGAGGTGATGCATACACCAGTATATCTTACAACCACCATTATGCCCCACCCAGTATTTGAGTGAACTGTACGGCGGTAATGACTGTATCCTTTCGTGAATCGTCCCCGACAGTATGGTATCAGCAGAACCTGAAAGTAAAGAGTTACTCTCGAGCAGCCGAAACCGATTACGACGTGCGGTCGCTGATCGCTCGTTCCCGATGTTCATGTATTCGGTCCCCAGAAGACCTATTGTCGGGGCGTCGATCCATCAACGCATGCCGGGTGCACGCATCACGAACGGCGAGCGGATCACGCTTCGTACGGTGGAGCGCGAGGACGTCCCGTTTCTCCAGCGGGCGTTCGCCAACCCCGAGATCAGGTATCCGATCGGCAACCCCCTCTGGAATCAGGAGCGAATCGAGGTCCCTACCGATGACGACGACAGCGACCAGTTTCTCGTCTGCCTCGACGACGGACGGCCGGGCCAACCCGACGAGGACGACGTGGAGCGACTCGGCGTCGTCTACGTCGGCGACGCCCACTACCGACGACCGGAACTTGGCTACTGGCTCGCGCCAGCGTACCACGGCCAGGGGTACGGCTCCGAGGCCGTCTCGCTCGTCGTCGACTACGTCTTTCGCGTCTACGATCACCCCGCCGTCGGCGCCGGCGTCTTCGACTTCAACGACGCCTCTCGAGGGCTGCTCGAGTCCCTCGGCTTCGAGGAGGAGGGCCGGATCCGCCGTGATCGGTTTATCGACGGCGCGTACCGCGACATGATTCAGTACGGCCTCCTCAGAGAGGCGTGGCGAGACCGATAGTCGAGTTTTCGGCGAGCGACGAAGGACGCTCGCCTCGTTAGAGTCGTCGCACTGTGTGATCCACGTGTGTGCCCCCTGTGATCTTATACCACTCGAGGGCGTACACGTGCCCGGTGATCTCGATGGGGAAAGACATACTCATGATCGTCGGCGACTTCGGCGAAGACCTCGAAATAATGGTTCCGTTCCAGGCGCTGCAGATGGTCGGCCACGACGTCGACGCTGTGTGTCCCGACAAAGACGCGGGCGA
This region of Natronosalvus halobius genomic DNA includes:
- a CDS encoding GNAT family N-acetyltransferase; translated protein: MPGARITNGERITLRTVEREDVPFLQRAFANPEIRYPIGNPLWNQERIEVPTDDDDSDQFLVCLDDGRPGQPDEDDVERLGVVYVGDAHYRRPELGYWLAPAYHGQGYGSEAVSLVVDYVFRVYDHPAVGAGVFDFNDASRGLLESLGFEEEGRIRRDRFIDGAYRDMIQYGLLREAWRDR